One stretch of Candidatus Bathyarchaeia archaeon DNA includes these proteins:
- a CDS encoding CDP-alcohol phosphatidyltransferase family protein, translating into MRSSKDAVLFRIASAAYTHGLTPNILTTSGLALGLTCGTLFALHVYPLAFTFGVLSVFCDVLDGTIARKFHMESKFGMMFDSTADRLTELAVVLGALAGGIIQPIGVVAVIGSVALFASRFASYRRGLKTDYALFGRFERLIFILVGLLSPVVWVSTVCFVIAGTLSLVSSIQIAGTLYRHKK; encoded by the coding sequence ATGCGTTCAAGCAAAGACGCCGTGTTATTTCGAATAGCCAGCGCCGCCTATACCCATGGGTTAACGCCCAACATCCTCACCACCTCAGGGTTAGCCTTGGGGTTAACTTGCGGAACACTATTTGCCCTTCACGTGTACCCGTTAGCGTTCACTTTCGGCGTCCTAAGCGTCTTCTGCGACGTTTTAGACGGCACAATTGCACGCAAATTCCACATGGAATCCAAATTTGGCATGATGTTTGACTCAACCGCTGACCGCCTAACTGAGCTTGCCGTGGTTCTGGGAGCCCTCGCAGGAGGAATAATCCAGCCCATAGGCGTTGTGGCAGTCATCGGTTCGGTGGCACTTTTTGCAAGCCGCTTCGCAAGTTACCGCCGCGGATTGAAAACCGACTATGCCCTGTTTGGACGCTTCGAACGCCTCATCTTCATCTTAGTAGGGCTACTCTCACCCGTTGTTTGGGTTAGCACAGTTTGTTTTGTTATCGCAGGCACCCTAAGTTTGGTTTCGTCTATCCAAATTGCAGGTACATTATACCGTCACAAAAAATAA
- the glnA gene encoding type I glutamate--ammonia ligase, with translation MEKNDAVTKATETLKNNNVRWVHSAFVDVRGILQDMVLPARDYLSGEAFTAGIGFDGSSVRGFKSIEESDMIFMPDPKTLSIMPWVTDEKQKSAIVLGDVFECYGGKEPSVVDPRSYVAKRAVAEAAAMGYTGIFAPELEFFVFSSIDPTKLVWDMWVSPKGGEGDSWGAPRIVPQSPEITPGNHIIRPKEAYYRTPPEDTTVEFRNEVSQVLEDNFGLTIEKHHHEVATVGQVEIDYKYGPLIDTADRAMYYKFVTKNIAHKHGLVATFMPKPVYLDNASGMHVHQSLWSANKTAMYDENDPYAELSQVGRYYIGGLLEHAKALTAICCPTVSSYKRLVPGFEAPIYIMWSRRNRSALARIPLYYKGPEYAAQKRVEYRGVDPSCNPYLAFSCLLMAGLDGIKKKIEPGDPVDEDLYKLSPQKRKDLGIKELPTTLKDALDELKCDEVIQRALGNHIYEAFVELKTNDWNQYCLYVSPWEIMKYLDC, from the coding sequence ATGGAAAAAAACGATGCGGTAACGAAAGCTACAGAGACCTTAAAGAATAATAACGTAAGGTGGGTGCACTCCGCGTTTGTCGATGTCCGCGGAATACTTCAAGACATGGTTCTTCCAGCTCGAGACTACCTTAGTGGAGAGGCATTCACGGCTGGCATCGGTTTTGATGGTTCCTCTGTCAGAGGCTTCAAATCCATTGAAGAATCAGACATGATTTTCATGCCCGACCCCAAAACCTTGTCAATAATGCCATGGGTCACTGATGAGAAACAGAAAAGTGCCATCGTCCTTGGCGACGTTTTTGAATGTTATGGAGGAAAAGAACCTTCAGTTGTTGACCCAAGAAGCTATGTAGCTAAACGAGCCGTAGCAGAAGCCGCAGCGATGGGTTACACGGGGATTTTTGCTCCTGAATTGGAGTTTTTCGTTTTCTCCTCCATTGACCCCACAAAGCTTGTCTGGGACATGTGGGTAAGCCCCAAAGGCGGCGAAGGCGACTCATGGGGTGCCCCAAGAATTGTTCCCCAATCCCCAGAAATTACCCCTGGAAACCACATTATTCGACCAAAAGAAGCCTACTACCGCACGCCCCCTGAAGACACAACGGTGGAGTTCCGCAACGAAGTTTCACAGGTCCTTGAGGACAATTTCGGGTTAACAATCGAGAAACATCACCACGAGGTCGCAACAGTGGGTCAGGTAGAAATCGACTACAAATATGGTCCCCTCATAGACACCGCTGACCGCGCCATGTACTACAAGTTTGTGACCAAAAACATAGCCCACAAACACGGGTTAGTAGCAACCTTCATGCCTAAACCGGTCTACTTGGACAACGCCAGCGGCATGCACGTTCACCAATCGCTCTGGTCAGCAAACAAAACCGCAATGTACGACGAAAACGACCCATACGCTGAACTCAGCCAAGTCGGGCGATACTACATTGGTGGTTTGCTGGAGCACGCCAAAGCATTAACCGCCATTTGCTGCCCCACCGTAAGCTCCTACAAACGCCTCGTGCCCGGATTTGAAGCCCCAATCTACATTATGTGGTCTCGCCGCAACCGGTCCGCCTTAGCCCGCATACCCCTCTACTACAAAGGACCCGAATACGCCGCTCAAAAACGCGTCGAGTACCGTGGAGTTGACCCATCATGCAACCCGTACTTGGCGTTTTCATGCCTGCTCATGGCGGGTTTGGACGGAATCAAAAAGAAAATTGAGCCTGGCGACCCAGTGGATGAAGACCTCTACAAGCTTTCACCGCAAAAACGCAAGGACCTTGGCATCAAAGAGTTGCCAACCACCCTTAAAGACGCCTTGGACGAACTCAAATGCGACGAAGTTATACAACGCGCCTTAGGAAACCACATATACGAAGCCTTCGTGGAGCTAAAAACCAACGACTGGAACCAATACTGCCTCTACGTATCCCCCTGGGAAATCATGAAGTACCTCGACTGTTAA